Proteins found in one Muntiacus reevesi chromosome 2, mMunRee1.1, whole genome shotgun sequence genomic segment:
- the TYROBP gene encoding TYRO protein tyrosine kinase-binding protein isoform X1: MGGLRPSDRLPSLLLTVGGLSLVQAQSECSCSSVSPGVLAGIVLGDLVLTLLIALAVYSLGRLVPRGRGAPEAVTRKQHITETESPYQELQGQRTDVYSDLNTQRPYYK; encoded by the exons ATGGGGGGCCTTAGACCCTCCGACAGGCTCCCGTCTCTCCTTCTGACTGTGGGTG GTCTCAGCCTCGTCCAGGCCCAGAGTG AATGCAGCTGCTCCTCCGTGAGCCCGGGCGTGCTGGCTGGCATCGTGCTGGGGGACCTGGTGCTGACCCTCCTCATCGCCCTGGCCGTGTACTCCCTGGGTCGGCTGGTCCCTCGGGGGCGAGGGGCTCCGGAGG cagtGACCCGGAAACAGCACATCACGGAGACAGAGTCGCCTTATCAG GAGCTCCAAGGCCAGAGGACAGATGTCTACAGCGACCTCAACACACAGAGGCCATATTACAAATGA
- the NFKBID gene encoding NF-kappa-B inhibitor delta isoform X1 yields the protein MEDPLDTRLYADPSLPQAGSWRASGLPSGPPQLPPVVTGPSLDTARAHMLALGPQKLLAQDEEGDTLLHLFAARGLRWAAYAAAEMLQAYRHLDIREHKGKTPLLVAAAANQPLIVEDLLNLGAEPNATDHQGRSVLHVAATYGLPRVLSAVINSGVRVDIEARDFEGLTPLHTAILALNVAMHPPDLYPPVLSTQAQDRLACVKMLLHMGADHTSQEIKSNKTVLHLAVQAANPTLVQLLLALPRGDLRAFVNMKAHGNTALHMAAALPPGPAQEAIVRRLLAAGADPTLRNLENEQPVHLLRPGPGPEGLRQLLKRSRVAPPGLSS from the exons ATGGAG GACCCCCTGGACACTCGACTCTATGCAGACCCTTCCCTGCCACAGGCAGGATCCTGGAGGGCTTCTGGGCTCCCCTCAGGACCTCCACAGTTGCCTCCTGTGGTCACTGGACCATCCCTGGATACTGCCCGTGCTCACATGCTGGCTCTAGGACCCCAAAAGCTGCTGGCGCAAGATGAGGAAGGAGACAC GCTCCTGCACCTGTTTGCGGCTCGGGGGTTGCGCTGGGCAGCATATGCTGCAGCTGAGATGCTCCAAGCGTACAGACATCTGGACATTCGTGAGCATAAGGGCAAG ACTCCTCTTCTGGTGGCTGCTGCTGCCAACCAACCCCTGATTGTGGAGGATCTACTGAACCTGGGAGCGGAACCCAACGCCACTGACCATCAAGGACGTTCTGTCTTACACGTGGCCGCTACATATGGGCTCCCAAGAGTCCTCTCG GCTGTAATTAACTCAGGGGTTCGGGTTGACATAGAAGCCAGAGACTTTGAGG GCCTCACCCCACTCCACACAGCCATCCTGGCCCTCAACGTGGCTATGCACCCACCTGACCTATATCCCCCAGTACTGAGTACCCAGGCCCAGGACAGGCTGGCTTGCGTCAagatgttgctgcacatgggtgCTGATCACACCAGCCAG GAGATCAAGAGCAACAAGACTGTTCTGCACTTGGCTGTGCAGGCCGCCAACCCAACCCTGGTTCAGCTGCTCCTGGCACTGCCCCGGGGAGACCTGCGGGCCTTTGTCAACATGAAG GCCCATGGGAACACCGCCCTCCACATGGCGGCCGCCCTGCCCCCTGGGCCGGCCCAGGAGGCCATTGTGCGGCGCCTGCTGGCAGCTGGAGCAGATCCAACACTGCGTAACCTGGAGAACGAGCAGCCTGTCCACCTGCTACGGCCTGGGCCGGGCCCCGAGGGG CTCCGGCAGCTGTTGAAGAGGAGCCGAGTGGCACCCCCAGGCCTGTCCTCTTAG
- the TYROBP gene encoding TYRO protein tyrosine kinase-binding protein isoform X3 translates to MGGLRPSDRLPSLLLTVGECSCSSVSPGVLAGIVLGDLVLTLLIALAVYSLGRLVPRGRGAPEAVTRKQHITETESPYQELQGQRTDVYSDLNTQRPYYK, encoded by the exons ATGGGGGGCCTTAGACCCTCCGACAGGCTCCCGTCTCTCCTTCTGACTGTGGGTG AATGCAGCTGCTCCTCCGTGAGCCCGGGCGTGCTGGCTGGCATCGTGCTGGGGGACCTGGTGCTGACCCTCCTCATCGCCCTGGCCGTGTACTCCCTGGGTCGGCTGGTCCCTCGGGGGCGAGGGGCTCCGGAGG cagtGACCCGGAAACAGCACATCACGGAGACAGAGTCGCCTTATCAG GAGCTCCAAGGCCAGAGGACAGATGTCTACAGCGACCTCAACACACAGAGGCCATATTACAAATGA
- the HCST gene encoding hematopoietic cell signal transducer isoform X2: protein MVPPANILFLLLLPVAAAQMTPGSCSGCGPLSLPLLAGLVAADAIVSLLIVVVVFVCARLRSRPPQDDKIYINMPCRG, encoded by the exons aTGGTCCCGCCAGCCAACATCCTGttcctgcttttgctcccag tggctgcagctCAGATGACCCCAG GTTCCTGTTCCGGATGTGGGCCCCTCTCTCTGCCACTCCTGGCGGGCCTTGTGGCTGCGGATGCTATTGTGTCTCTgctgattgtggtggtggtgtttgtgtgtgcgcGCCTACGCAGCAGGCCCCCCCAAG atGACAAAATCTACATCAACATGCCTTGCAGGGGTTGA
- the HCST gene encoding hematopoietic cell signal transducer isoform X1: MVPPANILFLLLLPVAAAQMTPGSCSGCGPLSLPLLAGLVAADAIVSLLIVVVVFVCARLRSRPPQEDDKIYINMPCRG, translated from the exons aTGGTCCCGCCAGCCAACATCCTGttcctgcttttgctcccag tggctgcagctCAGATGACCCCAG GTTCCTGTTCCGGATGTGGGCCCCTCTCTCTGCCACTCCTGGCGGGCCTTGTGGCTGCGGATGCTATTGTGTCTCTgctgattgtggtggtggtgtttgtgtgtgcgcGCCTACGCAGCAGGCCCCCCCAAG aagatGACAAAATCTACATCAACATGCCTTGCAGGGGTTGA
- the TYROBP gene encoding TYRO protein tyrosine kinase-binding protein isoform X2 — protein MGGLRPSDRLPSLLLTVGGLSLVQAQSECSCSSVSPGVLAGIVLGDLVLTLLIALAVYSLGRLVPRGRGAPEVTRKQHITETESPYQELQGQRTDVYSDLNTQRPYYK, from the exons ATGGGGGGCCTTAGACCCTCCGACAGGCTCCCGTCTCTCCTTCTGACTGTGGGTG GTCTCAGCCTCGTCCAGGCCCAGAGTG AATGCAGCTGCTCCTCCGTGAGCCCGGGCGTGCTGGCTGGCATCGTGCTGGGGGACCTGGTGCTGACCCTCCTCATCGCCCTGGCCGTGTACTCCCTGGGTCGGCTGGTCCCTCGGGGGCGAGGGGCTCCGGAGG tGACCCGGAAACAGCACATCACGGAGACAGAGTCGCCTTATCAG GAGCTCCAAGGCCAGAGGACAGATGTCTACAGCGACCTCAACACACAGAGGCCATATTACAAATGA
- the NFKBID gene encoding NF-kappa-B inhibitor delta isoform X2, with translation MLALGPQKLLAQDEEGDTLLHLFAARGLRWAAYAAAEMLQAYRHLDIREHKGKTPLLVAAAANQPLIVEDLLNLGAEPNATDHQGRSVLHVAATYGLPRVLSAVINSGVRVDIEARDFEGLTPLHTAILALNVAMHPPDLYPPVLSTQAQDRLACVKMLLHMGADHTSQEIKSNKTVLHLAVQAANPTLVQLLLALPRGDLRAFVNMKAHGNTALHMAAALPPGPAQEAIVRRLLAAGADPTLRNLENEQPVHLLRPGPGPEGLRQLLKRSRVAPPGLSS, from the exons ATGCTGGCTCTAGGACCCCAAAAGCTGCTGGCGCAAGATGAGGAAGGAGACAC GCTCCTGCACCTGTTTGCGGCTCGGGGGTTGCGCTGGGCAGCATATGCTGCAGCTGAGATGCTCCAAGCGTACAGACATCTGGACATTCGTGAGCATAAGGGCAAG ACTCCTCTTCTGGTGGCTGCTGCTGCCAACCAACCCCTGATTGTGGAGGATCTACTGAACCTGGGAGCGGAACCCAACGCCACTGACCATCAAGGACGTTCTGTCTTACACGTGGCCGCTACATATGGGCTCCCAAGAGTCCTCTCG GCTGTAATTAACTCAGGGGTTCGGGTTGACATAGAAGCCAGAGACTTTGAGG GCCTCACCCCACTCCACACAGCCATCCTGGCCCTCAACGTGGCTATGCACCCACCTGACCTATATCCCCCAGTACTGAGTACCCAGGCCCAGGACAGGCTGGCTTGCGTCAagatgttgctgcacatgggtgCTGATCACACCAGCCAG GAGATCAAGAGCAACAAGACTGTTCTGCACTTGGCTGTGCAGGCCGCCAACCCAACCCTGGTTCAGCTGCTCCTGGCACTGCCCCGGGGAGACCTGCGGGCCTTTGTCAACATGAAG GCCCATGGGAACACCGCCCTCCACATGGCGGCCGCCCTGCCCCCTGGGCCGGCCCAGGAGGCCATTGTGCGGCGCCTGCTGGCAGCTGGAGCAGATCCAACACTGCGTAACCTGGAGAACGAGCAGCCTGTCCACCTGCTACGGCCTGGGCCGGGCCCCGAGGGG CTCCGGCAGCTGTTGAAGAGGAGCCGAGTGGCACCCCCAGGCCTGTCCTCTTAG